In the genome of Raphanus sativus cultivar WK10039 chromosome 9, ASM80110v3, whole genome shotgun sequence, the window GAAACAGAGCAGAGTTTGAGTAGGGTTTTTCTCTTctctcccaaaaaaaaaagcacttCTTAGGGTTTTTGAACAATAATAATGTCTCATCTTTTCCGCCGAGTCTCCAGGAATCTACCATCATTTCCAACCCGGAGTCTCTGTTCCCGGCGCTCGAATTTCACCACGGCGACCACACCTTACCTCCTCCTCGGCAGCGACGTCGTGGGAGACTCTCCCTGCGGCGGTAAACTCGTCAACTTTAACCTCTACGATCCCAAGACGCAACAGCAAGTAAAGATCGAAAACAAAACTCTACCAAAGGAGCTCAACGAATCTAAGTGGATAGGCTCATCAAGAGGATGGTTAGCTTCCATGAACAAGAATGACTCCACTGTCCGTCTCTCCAACCTCTCCAAGAAGAAGACGATATCTTTGCCTCCATTAACCAGAGACAAGTTTGAGCATCTTGTCAATGTCTCCATCTCCTCTGACTGTGAAGTAGTAGTGGCCGTCAAGTTCTACGGCTCTCGAGTCAACCTTTGTCGGCTCGGCGACTCGGAGTGGACTTGCGTCGACGTGCCTTGCCCGTCTTTCCACTCTTCTGCTGTCATTTACTCGGAGAGAGACGAGAGATTCTACTTGAACAACTGTAACCCTGACTACACCGGTCCAACCGATTTCACGCCGAGATCTAATCCCGGTTTACTCACTCCGGTAATTAGTGGCTACAAGAGGTTCCCCTTCTCTAACTTTCTAGATGAGATGCCAGAGCTTGAGAAAGAAACGTGTCTCTCACGTTACAAGATCCAACAGCAACTAGTCCAGTCATCCTCTGGCCAATCCTTCATCGTTTGTTGGTAatcttttcaaattttttttttaaactcggGGACCGATTCTGAGCATAAGCTAGTGAATCATTAGTATCTATCTAACTcctaaattttaagatttttttatatatatagatctttaaatttataattatataattcattactaaattgtttataaaccttgaaaactttttaaaaaattatacatacatatatatatatatatatatatatatctaaattataaaaaaataatactatagaattattattaaaattgtctACAACTACCAAAATTTGAGATTGTCATATGTTGTTGTTAGGTTTGTGGAAAGATTTGATGACAAAGGTGAAGCTGCGCCATGGGGAGACACGagttacaacaacaacaaggaaGGTCTTTGCAAGAAGACACACAAGATCATGGTCTTTAGGCAAGACGAAGAGCTAGGTGTTGGTCCCTACACTGATGATATTGGCGATCTCTGCATTTTCTTGGGCGATAATGAATCATTTTGTCTCTCTGCCAAGGACTACCCTGGTCTTAACCCTAATTCGGTTTACTTTGGCGGCCATGGTTCCGGTTTTGGCATCTGCGATCTGGCTACTCGCACCATCTCATATCTCTCCGACTCTCCTTCACCACCAGGTCGCATGTTTTGGATTCCTCCCAGCTCCGCATAGTAGCTAGATGAAGGCATTtaggttttttctttttcatggtGTTTAAATTGAACATCTTTCTAATTTATTAGGACTTCCATGAACATTGCTTGCTATGCAAGCAACTACTTCAACTCCTCTGCTTTCAGGCAATATTTTGAAGTAAACACAGAACATACCAAAAGCATGTTTTTGAAGATCAAAAAAAGAAGCAGAAGCAAATTAACCCTGAAGGCGTCTGAGCCTGTTATGACCAGAGTTCTTGATGAACCACTCAGGCTTGAACATAGCAACAAGTTATCCCAACACCCTCACACACAGAGAAATTGAATTCATTGACGCCTTTAAGGAACCAGGTAGTTGTAGGTCTTAATAATACCACATGAAAACCCTTTAAGACCAAACCCAAAACTTCTCCGTTGATGTCACTTGTATATCATCTCTTAAAGTACAAGAACAACAAGAACATTCCTTTCAGGTTTTTTTAATCAAGCCACTAAGCTAAAGTAGTACCTTTGGTTAAATCTGAAATGAAAACACTATCATGATTACTGGTCAATTTTTACTTTGtacatttattcattttatataactttttttttgaaataaattactCTTCAGTTTTACTGTGCTTCATGATTATTGCACTCATATGAGCTTATTCCACAATTTGAATCTGAAACGCATGAGTATAATGTcgtataatattaaaaagaaacaactTACACGTCAATCCAAAATT includes:
- the LOC108824503 gene encoding uncharacterized protein LOC108824503, which encodes MSHLFRRVSRNLPSFPTRSLCSRRSNFTTATTPYLLLGSDVVGDSPCGGKLVNFNLYDPKTQQQVKIENKTLPKELNESKWIGSSRGWLASMNKNDSTVRLSNLSKKKTISLPPLTRDKFEHLVNVSISSDCEVVVAVKFYGSRVNLCRLGDSEWTCVDVPCPSFHSSAVIYSERDERFYLNNCNPDYTGPTDFTPRSNPGLLTPVISGYKRFPFSNFLDEMPELEKETCLSRYKIQQQLVQSSSGQSFIVCWFVERFDDKGEAAPWGDTSYNNNKEGLCKKTHKIMVFRQDEELGVGPYTDDIGDLCIFLGDNESFCLSAKDYPGLNPNSVYFGGHGSGFGICDLATRTISYLSDSPSPPGRMFWIPPSSA